One window from the genome of Candidatus Cloacimonas sp. encodes:
- a CDS encoding choice-of-anchor J domain-containing protein — WITAVSNSGTESYPSNLITVTIPSQSAEQILFQGFENVPAFTEDIFSWQNLDLDDSATSEWEGISFPAETEPFGWLCFEPLATIPPLMEQPTFAGTKMLASLCAIPPPNNDWFISPPIHLGANSRLNFAAKSAFANFGLERMCVLISNTTSEIASFTPLNSGPYIAVPVQWTNYAYDLSAWDGQRIFLAWRCVSVDAMALFLDNIEVYSHSGWVRAEDLISPVSEFSLFPNPCKGSFTLQNKRGENFHLEIYNLKGQCLFQQNASKNFDSQTELAPLACGIYFLRLDQNGKKETLKLAVIK; from the coding sequence ATTGGATTACAGCCGTAAGTAATTCGGGCACGGAAAGTTATCCCTCCAATTTGATAACCGTCACAATACCTTCGCAGTCAGCAGAGCAAATATTGTTTCAGGGCTTTGAAAATGTCCCTGCTTTTACGGAGGATATTTTTTCTTGGCAGAATCTGGATTTGGATGATAGCGCCACTTCCGAATGGGAAGGCATTTCTTTTCCCGCTGAAACCGAACCTTTTGGCTGGCTTTGTTTTGAACCACTTGCCACCATTCCACCCTTAATGGAGCAGCCAACTTTTGCCGGAACTAAAATGCTTGCTTCACTTTGTGCCATTCCTCCGCCCAATAATGATTGGTTCATTTCACCGCCAATTCATCTGGGAGCCAATTCCCGCCTAAATTTTGCGGCAAAATCCGCTTTTGCCAATTTTGGTTTGGAACGGATGTGTGTGTTAATTTCCAATACCACCAGCGAGATTGCCTCTTTTACACCTTTAAATTCCGGACCCTATATCGCCGTTCCTGTGCAGTGGACAAATTATGCTTACGATTTATCCGCCTGGGATGGACAACGCATTTTTCTTGCCTGGCGATGTGTTTCCGTGGATGCAATGGCTCTTTTTTTGGATAATATAGAGGTCTATAGTCATTCTGGCTGGGTTAGAGCTGAGGATTTAATTTCTCCTGTTTCCGAATTTAGCTTATTTCCCAATCCGTGCAAGGGCTCTTTTACCCTGCAAAATAAAAGAGGGGAAAACTTCCATCTGGAAATTTATAACCTTAAAGGACAATGCCTGTTCCAGCAGAATGCCAGCAAAAATTTTGACAGCCAAACGGAATTAGCCCCTTTGGCTTGCGGAATTTATTTTTTGCGACTTGACCAAAACGGTAAAAAAGAAACCCTAAAACTGGCCGTAATCAAATAA
- a CDS encoding helix-turn-helix domain-containing protein → MIQNLQLIKDHAQLKEMGSPLKYNMLKELIKAPATCQQLATLFGCSKQKMHYNLTQMLSEGLLKIEDEVNGNNKEVYYRATARSYILDFAIGLESHNQILDNRNIINSILEQEYHINLNNIAAKLIEQSLKLTKGMHLLISTGKFNLPLVEKLLLEAGRRGIHTSLLYQDLDQLKERAEQYSLTAFQADYENFNQKLKWADVYLNLNGESRTVEVTDPDKIKIRNRMLEKGRKIIQEKQIRLAMMPALLQGTLSDQAIESEVQFWRALDIDYPTLSEKTITMCNRFFHKDVMNIEANSAALLFGIENIWAECGSFGDSQFQAPIINLPGGEILIIPKPGTMQGKINGDRAFALGEEILSPTVEIVNNEITGFSAATNQRQLAKAIDLGGKDGRKVALICLGTNDNIRAGNIDNALKHKSNGFMSVYWGSNRDVGGSIAGDIEWFIQIENPHLNFI, encoded by the coding sequence ATGATCCAAAACCTACAATTGATCAAAGATCACGCTCAACTGAAAGAGATGGGAAGTCCGCTGAAATACAATATGCTGAAGGAATTAATCAAGGCGCCGGCAACTTGTCAACAACTTGCCACTCTGTTTGGATGCAGTAAACAAAAGATGCACTATAATTTAACTCAAATGCTCTCGGAAGGTCTGTTGAAAATTGAAGACGAGGTAAACGGTAACAATAAAGAGGTCTATTACAGAGCCACGGCGCGTAGTTACATTCTTGATTTTGCCATCGGACTGGAGTCACATAACCAAATTTTGGATAATCGCAATATCATCAACAGCATTTTGGAGCAGGAATATCACATAAATTTGAACAACATAGCCGCCAAGCTGATTGAACAATCGCTAAAATTGACCAAAGGAATGCACTTACTTATTTCTACGGGTAAATTCAATCTGCCTTTGGTGGAAAAATTATTGCTGGAAGCGGGACGCCGGGGAATTCATACTTCCTTGTTATATCAGGATTTGGATCAGCTGAAAGAGCGTGCTGAGCAATATTCACTGACGGCGTTTCAAGCCGATTATGAAAATTTTAACCAAAAACTGAAATGGGCGGATGTTTATTTGAACTTGAACGGAGAATCCCGCACCGTGGAAGTTACGGATCCCGATAAAATAAAAATCCGCAACCGAATGCTGGAAAAAGGGCGGAAAATTATTCAGGAAAAGCAAATTCGCTTGGCAATGATGCCCGCTCTTTTACAGGGAACACTTTCCGATCAGGCAATTGAAAGTGAAGTTCAGTTTTGGCGTGCTTTGGATATAGATTATCCGACGCTTAGCGAAAAAACGATAACGATGTGTAACCGCTTTTTCCATAAAGATGTTATGAATATAGAGGCAAATTCCGCCGCTTTGCTTTTTGGCATAGAAAATATCTGGGCGGAATGCGGTTCTTTTGGAGATAGTCAATTCCAGGCACCGATCATAAACCTTCCCGGAGGTGAAATTTTGATCATTCCCAAGCCGGGAACGATGCAGGGGAAAATAAACGGCGATCGGGCTTTTGCCTTGGGAGAAGAAATTCTTTCTCCTACGGTGGAAATAGTCAATAACGAAATAACCGGTTTTTCAGCCGCCACGAATCAGCGTCAATTAGCCAAAGCCATTGATTTGGGTGGAAAAGACGGTAGGAAAGTGGCGCTTATTTGTCTGGGAACAAATGACAATATCCGCGCCGGCAATATTGATAATGCTTTGAAGCATAAAAGTAACGGATTTATGAGTGTTTACTGGGGTAGCAACAGAGATGTGGGTGGTTCTATCGCAGGCGACATTGAATGGTTTATCCAGATTGAAAACCCGCATCTTAATTTTATTTAA
- a CDS encoding choice-of-anchor J domain-containing protein — translation MKKLFLLFSLILCSTVAFAQWHIDEDFEGITTLPTGWITYDDGDGMTWRNLENASHAHSGTRFAFADNYFPNQNCDWLITPQINIVSGDSLKFYTRAWIDTENLQVYVSTTGNAISNFSTQILNLQNIGTTFQYASYNLSAYAGQNIYIGFKWQCVNYGIIVDDVKIGQPVIVTPELNLPDSYTFWQGESQTVDFTPYITATDINNVQLSWQTPEHITISATGLAVTFSSDDWNGTENITFTLTDNITGLTATDTVQIIVHPIPTVDMALQTINSPGSVEYVNSWFTPAVLVKNNGQVLWEDQLELCFKVYNSQNVLVDSICAYFNPVLEPEATFEAIFPALTINAEGDYTGTFQLNLSDNNPTNDTLSRAFNVILRINVGGPDAFGFRYIDNTAENGPTYNWLDISSTGTSTIMYGVNQFNGDDNFSEPIPLSFSFPFYGVNYSTAYVDINGEILLAENNWYTEYPDSGWGEDGNMFNYMYPIPGYTQMPGLIAVYWDDLHCDQGTGDIYFQSFGEEPNRYCVIQWHNVRFHAGTGISSYLDFEVILHENGEIVMQYNSTATGQTGANVPHDNGKSATVALQSADATMGICYLREIVQNNAYQGVEPAGNLLFDGLAIRFYSGEDTQAPFITHTAPGNTFNQSPVLEARVLDLSELANVTLHYNTGEGWNTLEGIPAGDGNYEFILPQIPTGHNFSYYFAAADIIGNASTLPANAPNDVYMFKILPSENTSVLLAYSGKQDYQHTELPVYVERLENLNISYDLYNWEEYDTYSIPTSYSTIIAYASTGTGGPATLYLSQKLIEFLNSGTIDNAKNLFFASDGYAFSQAGTPNFHPMNLFLNGYLRTFSVATGSGGGTNGLAGPDVFSYQTGTIISTNSSPIGNVGTEYSVYANSPDCIFAYDSVPDWYADAVPYPEIGAVNAFAFEDGPVDGHAYLYHGVCATAVDTPVFKTFYFSFDYSQLNNPAQSEELFSDLMEWFGIGPDAVEEEETPVVQSELKGNYPNPFNPTTTIVFTLAKADKVDINIYNLKGQKVKNLVSDNMTSGKHSIVWDGKDEKGNSLGSGIYLLKMQTGKTTATRKLTLLK, via the coding sequence ATGAAAAAATTATTTTTACTATTCTCCCTCATTCTGTGTTCAACTGTTGCCTTTGCCCAGTGGCATATAGATGAGGATTTTGAAGGTATCACTACTCTTCCAACGGGCTGGATAACTTATGATGATGGGGATGGAATGACCTGGCGGAATTTGGAAAATGCCAGTCACGCTCATTCGGGAACCCGTTTTGCTTTTGCCGATAACTATTTTCCCAATCAGAATTGTGATTGGCTGATCACTCCTCAAATTAACATAGTCAGTGGTGATTCGCTGAAATTCTACACGCGCGCTTGGATTGATACGGAAAATTTGCAGGTATATGTTTCCACAACTGGCAATGCCATCAGCAATTTCAGCACGCAGATATTGAATTTGCAGAATATAGGAACTACTTTTCAATATGCAAGTTATAACCTTTCTGCTTATGCGGGACAAAATATTTACATCGGGTTTAAATGGCAATGCGTAAACTATGGCATTATTGTAGATGATGTAAAAATAGGGCAGCCCGTAATCGTTACGCCGGAATTAAACCTGCCCGATAGTTATACTTTCTGGCAAGGTGAATCGCAAACGGTTGATTTTACCCCCTATATTACGGCTACGGACATTAACAATGTTCAGCTCAGTTGGCAAACTCCAGAACATATAACTATTTCTGCCACGGGGTTAGCGGTAACTTTTAGCAGCGATGATTGGAATGGAACGGAAAATATCACTTTTACTCTTACGGATAATATCACTGGTTTAACGGCGACGGATACCGTGCAAATAATCGTGCATCCAATTCCAACAGTGGATATGGCTTTGCAAACAATTAATTCTCCTGGCAGTGTAGAATATGTGAATTCTTGGTTTACGCCTGCCGTGCTGGTAAAAAATAATGGGCAGGTCTTATGGGAAGATCAGCTGGAACTATGCTTCAAGGTCTATAACAGCCAGAATGTTCTTGTAGATAGCATTTGTGCTTATTTTAATCCTGTTTTGGAGCCAGAAGCAACTTTTGAAGCAATTTTTCCTGCTCTGACCATTAATGCGGAAGGTGACTATACGGGCACTTTTCAGCTAAACCTAAGTGATAATAATCCTACTAATGATACTCTCAGCCGTGCATTCAATGTTATCTTAAGAATAAATGTGGGCGGACCGGATGCTTTTGGTTTTCGCTACATTGATAACACCGCGGAAAACGGACCAACATATAATTGGCTGGACATCAGCTCTACTGGCACTTCCACTATTATGTATGGAGTGAATCAATTTAATGGAGACGACAATTTTTCCGAACCCATTCCTTTGAGCTTTAGTTTTCCCTTCTATGGAGTAAATTATTCTACCGCTTATGTGGATATCAATGGAGAAATTCTGTTGGCGGAAAATAATTGGTACACAGAATATCCCGACAGCGGATGGGGAGAGGATGGAAATATGTTTAATTATATGTATCCTATCCCCGGCTATACACAAATGCCAGGTTTGATAGCGGTTTATTGGGATGACCTTCATTGTGACCAAGGAACGGGAGATATATATTTTCAAAGCTTTGGAGAAGAGCCCAATCGTTATTGTGTAATTCAATGGCATAATGTCCGATTTCATGCGGGAACCGGAATTTCCTCTTATTTGGATTTTGAAGTTATCCTGCACGAAAACGGGGAAATCGTTATGCAATATAATTCTACAGCCACAGGACAAACCGGAGCCAATGTTCCTCATGATAATGGAAAAAGCGCTACCGTCGCTCTACAAAGTGCAGATGCCACAATGGGAATTTGCTATTTAAGAGAAATTGTGCAAAATAATGCCTATCAGGGAGTGGAGCCAGCGGGAAATTTACTGTTTGATGGTTTGGCGATTCGTTTTTACAGTGGTGAGGATACTCAAGCGCCTTTCATTACACATACGGCTCCCGGTAACACTTTTAATCAATCACCTGTCTTGGAGGCAAGGGTTTTAGACCTTTCCGAATTGGCTAATGTAACTCTGCATTATAACACTGGAGAGGGTTGGAATACTCTGGAAGGTATTCCTGCGGGAGATGGCAATTATGAATTTATCCTGCCCCAAATCCCCACAGGCCATAATTTTAGCTATTACTTCGCTGCCGCTGACATTATTGGTAACGCTTCAACCCTGCCGGCAAATGCTCCCAACGATGTCTATATGTTCAAAATCCTGCCTTCGGAAAATACTTCTGTTTTGCTTGCCTATAGTGGAAAACAGGATTATCAACACACCGAACTGCCGGTTTATGTTGAGCGTCTTGAGAATTTAAATATTTCCTACGACCTCTATAATTGGGAAGAATATGATACTTACTCCATTCCTACTTCCTATTCTACTATCATAGCTTATGCTTCCACTGGCACCGGTGGTCCCGCTACGCTATATTTATCCCAAAAATTGATTGAGTTCTTGAATTCAGGAACCATAGACAATGCCAAAAACCTGTTTTTTGCCTCAGATGGATATGCTTTCAGTCAAGCTGGAACCCCTAATTTCCATCCTATGAATTTGTTTTTGAATGGCTATTTAAGAACATTTTCCGTTGCCACAGGTTCCGGAGGCGGAACTAACGGTTTGGCAGGACCCGATGTTTTCAGCTATCAAACCGGCACAATCATTAGTACAAATTCTTCTCCGATTGGTAATGTAGGAACCGAATACAGTGTTTATGCCAATAGTCCCGATTGCATTTTTGCTTATGACAGTGTTCCCGATTGGTATGCAGACGCAGTTCCCTATCCGGAAATTGGAGCGGTGAATGCTTTTGCCTTTGAAGACGGTCCTGTAGATGGACACGCTTATTTATATCATGGTGTTTGTGCCACTGCCGTGGATACACCGGTTTTTAAGACATTCTACTTTTCTTTTGACTATTCTCAACTGAATAACCCTGCTCAAAGTGAAGAACTATTCAGTGATTTAATGGAATGGTTCGGAATTGGACCTGATGCTGTAGAAGAAGAGGAAACTCCTGTGGTTCAAAGTGAATTGAAAGGGAATTATCCTAATCCGTTTAATCCTACTACTACCATTGTTTTTACCCTGGCAAAAGCAGATAAAGTGGATATTAACATCTACAATCTAAAAGGACAAAAGGTGAAAAATCTCGTTTCTGATAATATGACTTCCGGAAAACACAGTATTGTCTGGGACGGCAAAGATGAAAAAGGTAATTCTTTAGGCAGCGGCATTTATCTGTTAAAAATGCAAACAGGGAAAACTACCGCTACACGGAAATTAACTCTGCTAAAATAA